A single genomic interval of Buchnera aphidicola (Symydobius americanus) harbors:
- a CDS encoding co-chaperone GroES, with protein MKIRPLHDRVIVKKQEVESKSAGGIFLTGSAAGKSTRGKIIAVGNGRILDNGQLKPLDVKVGDIVIFNEGYGAKTEKIDNEDVLILTESDILAIVEK; from the coding sequence CATGATCGAGTTATTGTTAAAAAACAGGAAGTGGAATCAAAATCAGCCGGTGGTATTTTTCTGACTGGATCTGCTGCAGGAAAATCTACTCGCGGAAAAATTATTGCAGTAGGTAATGGCCGTATTTTAGATAATGGTCAGTTAAAACCTCTAGATGTTAAAGTTGGTGATATTGTCATTTTTAATGAAGGTTATGGTGCTAAAACTGAAAAAATTGATAATGAAGATGTATTAATTTTAACTGAAAGCGATATTTTAGCAATTGTTGAAAAATAG
- the groL gene encoding chaperonin GroEL (60 kDa chaperone family; promotes refolding of misfolded polypeptides especially under stressful conditions; forms two stacked rings of heptamers to form a barrel-shaped 14mer; ends can be capped by GroES; misfolded proteins enter the barrel where they are refolded when GroES binds), translated as MAAKDVKFGNEARVKMLRGVNVLADAVKVTLGPKGRNVILDKSFGAPSITKDGVSVAREIELEDKFENMGAQMVKEVASKANDAAGDGTTTATLLAQSIVNEGLKAVAAGMNPMDLKRGIDKAVIKAVQELKNMSVPCSDSKAITQVGTISANADENVGMLIADAMEKVGNDGVITVEEGTGLQDELEVVKGMQFDRGYLSPYFINKSETGVVELDNPYILMADKKISNIRELLPLLESVAKSSKPLLIISEDLEGEALATLVVNSMRGIVKVAAVKAPGFGDRRKEMLEDIAVLTNGTVISEELAMELEKSTLEDLGQAKRVVITKDTTTIIDGCGDKVAIRNRVNHIRQQSQDATSDYDKEKLNERLAKLSGGVAVLKVGAATEVEMKEKKARVEDALHATRAAVEEGVVAGGGVALVRVAGKISNILGQNEDQNVGIRVALRAMEAPLRQIVSNSGEEPSVVTNNVKDGTGNYGYNAATDQYGDMIDFGILDPTKVTRSALQYAASVAGLMITTECMVTDLAKEDKNDLPSPTPGMGGGMGGMM; from the coding sequence ATGGCAGCTAAAGATGTAAAGTTTGGTAATGAGGCACGTGTAAAAATGCTTCGGGGTGTAAATGTATTAGCAGATGCTGTAAAAGTAACCCTAGGTCCAAAGGGAAGAAATGTTATTTTAGATAAGTCATTTGGCGCTCCAAGTATTACAAAAGATGGTGTTTCAGTAGCTAGAGAAATTGAATTAGAAGATAAATTTGAAAATATGGGAGCACAAATGGTTAAAGAAGTAGCATCGAAAGCAAATGATGCTGCTGGTGATGGAACAACTACTGCTACTTTATTAGCACAATCTATTGTAAACGAAGGATTAAAAGCAGTTGCTGCTGGAATGAATCCTATGGATTTAAAACGTGGGATTGATAAAGCAGTAATCAAAGCTGTTCAAGAACTAAAAAATATGTCTGTTCCGTGTTCTGATTCTAAAGCAATTACTCAAGTAGGTACTATTTCTGCTAATGCTGACGAAAATGTTGGTATGTTAATTGCTGATGCTATGGAAAAAGTAGGAAATGACGGTGTTATTACAGTAGAAGAAGGTACAGGATTACAAGATGAATTAGAAGTTGTAAAAGGTATGCAGTTTGATCGTGGTTATTTATCACCTTATTTTATCAATAAATCTGAGACCGGAGTAGTTGAATTAGATAATCCTTATATTTTAATGGCAGATAAAAAAATTTCTAATATTCGTGAATTACTTCCTCTATTAGAATCAGTTGCAAAATCTAGTAAACCATTGTTAATTATCTCTGAAGACTTAGAAGGAGAGGCATTAGCTACCTTAGTTGTAAATTCTATGCGAGGAATTGTCAAAGTAGCTGCTGTAAAAGCTCCTGGTTTTGGGGATCGTAGAAAAGAGATGTTGGAAGATATTGCGGTATTGACTAATGGGACAGTAATTTCTGAAGAATTAGCAATGGAATTAGAAAAATCTACTTTAGAAGATTTAGGTCAAGCAAAACGTGTGGTTATTACAAAGGATACAACAACTATTATTGACGGTTGTGGTGATAAGGTAGCTATTAGAAATAGAGTAAATCATATTCGCCAACAATCGCAAGATGCTACTTCTGATTACGATAAAGAAAAACTTAATGAACGTTTAGCAAAACTTTCCGGTGGCGTAGCAGTATTAAAAGTAGGAGCCGCTACTGAAGTAGAAATGAAAGAAAAGAAAGCTCGTGTTGAAGATGCTTTACATGCAACTCGTGCTGCAGTTGAAGAAGGTGTAGTTGCAGGGGGAGGTGTTGCATTAGTTCGGGTTGCTGGTAAAATTTCTAATATTTTAGGTCAAAATGAAGATCAGAATGTTGGTATTAGAGTTGCATTACGCGCAATGGAAGCTCCGCTTCGTCAAATAGTTTCTAACTCTGGAGAAGAACCTTCAGTAGTTACTAATAATGTCAAAGATGGAACGGGGAATTATGGATATAATGCTGCAACTGATCAATATGGAGATATGATTGATTTTGGTATTTTAGACCCTACTAAAGTAACTCGTTCTGCTTTACAATATGCAGCTTCTGTTGCTGGTTTAATGATTACTACAGAATGTATGGTAACAGATTTAGCTAAAGAAGATAAAAATGATCTTCCTTCACCTACTCCAGGTATGGGTGGTGGTATGGGTGGAATGATGTAA
- the efp gene encoding elongation factor P, which produces MILYYTNHFKSGLKVIFENFPYCIESVQFVKPGKGQSFSRVKLRNLLNKQLIEKTFRSTDCLKHADIIDINLLYLYHDSKFLYFMNEQTFDQILVEKFIIQDKMKWLIEQHNYLVTLWNDKPIGIIINNFVELKVINVTPEVSSDVISNVKNTKFCQVTTGAILKVPLFIQEGDIIKVDIRTEKYHSRINR; this is translated from the coding sequence ATGATATTGTATTATACTAATCATTTTAAATCTGGTTTAAAAGTAATTTTTGAAAATTTTCCTTATTGTATTGAATCTGTTCAGTTTGTTAAACCAGGAAAAGGACAATCATTTTCTCGAGTTAAGTTAAGAAATTTATTAAATAAACAACTAATTGAAAAAACTTTTCGTTCTACTGATTGTTTAAAACATGCTGATATTATTGATATTAATTTACTTTATCTTTATCATGATAGTAAATTTTTGTATTTTATGAATGAACAAACGTTTGATCAAATTTTAGTAGAAAAATTTATTATCCAAGATAAAATGAAATGGTTGATAGAACAACATAATTATTTAGTTACTTTATGGAATGATAAGCCAATTGGAATAATTATTAATAATTTTGTTGAACTTAAAGTGATTAATGTTACTCCAGAAGTTTCTTCAGATGTAATTTCTAATGTAAAGAATACTAAATTTTGTCAAGTAACCACTGGTGCAATATTAAAGGTTCCACTCTTTATACAAGAGGGAGATATCATTAAGGTGGATATTCGTACAGAAAAATATCATTCAAGAATTAATAGATAA
- a CDS encoding ATP-binding protein, with product MNKNITILNRLKKIIPNHIKPKFYNDYELLKWHEQQSKLLSRIIKKNNQIIKHQSIIEKSGIQKLYTNCSFKNYYIEHEGHRKVLESAKKYAKEFDKHEDSFIFSGKPGTGKNHLACAISNYLISYGKNVLILTISDLMSNLKDTFNNHQYHLTEKKILNKLNQMDLLILDEIGIQIASRYEKNIINQIIDRRAASKKSTGMISNLDYNQMEKLLGERVMDRMCIGNSLWLNFGWKSYRRKIK from the coding sequence ATGAATAAAAATATCACAATATTAAATCGTCTAAAAAAAATTATTCCTAATCATATTAAACCAAAATTTTACAATGATTATGAATTATTAAAATGGCACGAACAACAAAGTAAATTACTTTCTCGGATAATTAAAAAGAATAACCAAATAATCAAACATCAATCTATTATAGAAAAATCTGGCATTCAAAAACTGTATACCAATTGTTCGTTCAAAAATTATTATATCGAACATGAGGGTCATCGAAAAGTATTAGAATCTGCCAAAAAATATGCAAAGGAATTTGATAAACATGAAGATAGTTTTATTTTTTCCGGAAAACCCGGAACAGGTAAAAATCACCTGGCTTGCGCAATAAGTAATTATTTAATATCATATGGAAAAAATGTATTAATTTTAACAATATCTGACCTGATGTCCAACTTAAAAGATACTTTTAATAATCATCAATATCATCTAACTGAAAAAAAAATATTAAATAAATTAAATCAAATGGATTTACTAATTCTAGATGAAATCGGAATTCAAATAGCATCAAGATATGAAAAAAATATTATCAATCAAATCATAGATAGAAGAGCTGCATCTAAAAAATCTACCGGTATGATATCTAATTTGGATTATAATCAAATGGAAAAATTACTCGGAGAAAGAGTAATGGATAGAATGTGTATCGGTAATAGTTTATGGTTAAATTTTGGCTGGAAAAGTTATCGAAGAAAAATTAAGTAA
- the rsmD gene encoding 16S rRNA (guanine(966)-N(2))-methyltransferase RsmD: MKNKYQNGKIYIIAGYLKGRIINTFNHKRLRPTTNRMKETIFNWISQKIHNAYCLDCFSGSGALGIESISRYAKFATLLEIDQKIYNNLYNNIKQLNIKNINIIRTNTLTWLKINKKKYDIIFLDPPFKENTLQKTIFLLEKTHCIKKSGYIYIENLISNKNIKIPNNWKLWKKKYTSKISYAIYQESTQ, encoded by the coding sequence ATGAAAAATAAATATCAAAACGGAAAAATCTATATTATTGCAGGATATTTAAAGGGAAGAATAATAAATACATTTAATCATAAAAGATTACGACCAACCACTAACAGAATGAAAGAAACAATATTTAATTGGATATCCCAAAAAATTCATAATGCATATTGTTTAGATTGTTTTTCTGGGAGTGGTGCTTTAGGTATTGAATCTATCTCCCGATATGCTAAATTTGCAACATTATTAGAAATAGACCAAAAAATATATAATAACTTATACAATAATATAAAACAATTAAACATTAAGAATATTAATATTATTCGAACAAATACACTAACATGGTTAAAAATTAATAAAAAAAAATATGATATTATTTTTTTAGATCCTCCATTTAAAGAAAATACATTACAAAAAACTATTTTTTTATTAGAAAAAACACATTGCATAAAAAAATCAGGATATATATATATAGAAAATTTAATATCTAACAAAAATATTAAAATACCCAATAACTGGAAATTATGGAAAAAAAAATATACCAGTAAAATAAGTTATGCAATATATCAAGAAAGTACACAATAA
- the ftsY gene encoding signal recognition particle-docking protein FtsY: MFNYEQLFFLGTMNIFKNIQLGFKRTRDALSFQIKNFFKTDSINHIFFEKLEEQLLISDFGVHTTKIIIDYLIQQNKSGILKNEDNLYDHLRYIMLSILNKHDHLIQNKSIINNNKLYIILVIGVNGVGKTTTIGKLAYFYKNLGKSVALSAADTFRAAAVDQLNFFGNKISIPVISQSFGSDPASVVFNSINFAQSNKIEILIIDTSGRLHNKKNLMEELKKIVRVIKKKNFSEPDEILLILDACNGQNSFQQTKIFNQSVKLTGIVLTKLDGTAKGGVIFSILNEFPIPIKYIGSGETVNDLIVFNSRKFIKGILKKNNI; encoded by the coding sequence TTGTTTAATTATGAACAATTATTTTTTTTAGGAACAATGAATATTTTTAAAAATATACAACTTGGATTTAAACGCACTAGGGATGCTTTGTCATTCCAAATTAAAAATTTTTTTAAAACAGATAGTATTAATCATATTTTTTTTGAAAAATTAGAAGAACAATTGTTAATATCCGATTTTGGGGTACATACTACAAAAATTATTATTGATTATTTAATTCAACAAAATAAATCAGGTATTTTGAAAAATGAAGATAATTTATATGATCATTTAAGATATATTATGCTTTCTATTTTAAATAAACATGATCATTTAATTCAAAATAAATCAATTATTAATAATAATAAATTATATATTATATTAGTTATTGGTGTAAATGGTGTTGGAAAAACAACTACAATAGGGAAATTAGCGTATTTCTATAAAAATTTAGGAAAATCTGTTGCATTATCTGCTGCAGATACTTTTAGAGCAGCTGCTGTTGATCAGTTAAATTTTTTTGGGAATAAAATTTCTATACCAGTTATTTCGCAATCATTTGGATCAGATCCAGCTTCTGTAGTATTTAATTCTATTAATTTTGCGCAATCTAATAAAATTGAAATATTAATTATTGATACTTCAGGAAGATTACATAATAAAAAAAATCTGATGGAAGAGTTAAAAAAAATTGTTCGTGTTATTAAAAAAAAAAACTTTTCCGAACCAGATGAAATATTACTAATATTGGATGCATGTAATGGACAAAATTCTTTTCAGCAAACAAAGATTTTTAATCAATCAGTCAAGTTAACTGGTATTGTATTAACTAAATTAGATGGTACGGCAAAAGGTGGAGTAATATTTTCTATATTAAATGAATTTCCTATTCCAATTAAATATATTG